In the genome of Planococcus donghaensis, the window TGCAAACCATTGTGGATGTCGGATTAGGCTATATTACAATGGGACAACCTGCGACCACATTATCAGGTGGAGAGGCGCAACGGGTTAAGTTGGCTTCTGAGCTCCATAAACGCTCAAACGGTAAATCATTCTATATTTTAGATGAGCCCACAACGGGTCTTCATGCCGATGATATTTCACGTCTACTGCTTGTGTTGCAACGTCTTGTTGAAAATGGCGATACGGTATTAACCATTGAACACAATCTTGATGTGATTAAAACAGCAGACTATATCATCGACCTAGGTCCTGAAGGTGGAGACAAAGGCGGAACTATTTTGGCTACAGGTACTCCTGAAGAAATTGCTGCGGTTGATGATTCCTATACTGGAAAGTATTTAAAACCGATTCTTGAACGGGACCGTGCCCGTATGGAGTCTTTAGTTAAAGGAGCAAGTCGTAAGAAAAAAGCAGTTAAATGAAACTTTTCTTGCTAATAAACGTAAGAAGTATAAGAACCTATTTGTTAATGAGGTAAGCTCTTGCTTATTGATATTTAGAAAAAAGAGGAGGCCGCAATACATGCAAAGCGAAAAAGAACGCATTTTAGACATGGTTGAGAACGGTACGATTTCAGCGCGGGAAGCAGTTGAATTGTTGCGAGCAATAGATGGTAACAGTTCTTCGTCTTCTTCAAATGAGCCAAACTACGGCCGAAACAGTCAGCGAGATAAACAAAGCAAGCGTGGGTTTTTCAGACCTGAAGACATTGTGAAAAAAGTGTCACAGGATTTTTCGAAAAACGTATCGAAAAACGTTTCCAAAAATGTCTCACGCGACATCAACGATTTCGGCAATCGCATGATGGAATTTATGCAAACTTCTGTCGGCAAGTTAAAAACAATGGAATTTGATTCGCCATTTGGCGAAGCCGTTCAGTTTCACCATACCTTTACAGATGAAATGACAGATTTGGATACGATCATAGCAGATATTGCGAATGGACAATTAGAGATTTTCCCAGCACAAGATGGATTGTTACGTGCAGAGTGTAGCGTGAAAGCTTATCGTGCAGAATCTGCAGCACATGCAAAAGAAGATTTCCTTGATAAATTTGTTTTTATCGCGGATGACCGTAAATTACGGATCATTAGTGATTTAAAAACAACTCAAGTAAATGTTGTTCTTTATGTACCCGACGC includes:
- a CDS encoding DUF4097 family beta strand repeat-containing protein, whose translation is MQSEKERILDMVENGTISAREAVELLRAIDGNSSSSSSNEPNYGRNSQRDKQSKRGFFRPEDIVKKVSQDFSKNVSKNVSKNVSRDINDFGNRMMEFMQTSVGKLKTMEFDSPFGEAVQFHHTFTDEMTDLDTIIADIANGQLEIFPAQDGLLRAECSVKAYRAESAAHAKEDFLDKFVFIADDRKLRIISDLKTTQVNVVLYVPDAAYEHITARLFNGGFTMKRLNAELIKVKTANGKIDLKNVEFADAELETANGAIHVNETKGKVLEAETLNGRIYVDGDIQTIVAKSLNGNIVATTRCKEARKLETKTLAGNVEIYIPAHLPLKGEVSSNLGKMDVLLSDIDATHEQGQFMQKSIRFSKQGTEPAAAPLLVYGETKTGSVLLRYLTIE